The proteins below are encoded in one region of bacterium:
- a CDS encoding prohibitin family protein, producing the protein MDERDIYRAKEAMQSAMKGGPMRLAVIIGAILIGFLFFHPWAMVGPGERGIVLNFGAVGKDVLGEGLHFRIPIMQKVVLMDVKVQKTGTDAASASADLQDVSSAVALNYHVIPDKANIVYQTLGIEFKERIIDPAIQEVMKAVSAKYSAEELITKRAAVSDSIKEELAERLLAYNIAVDAFSIVSFSFSEIFTEAIESKQTAEQLALKAKRDLDRIKIEAEQKITAATAEAESLRLQKVNITPDLIELRKIEANLKAIDKWNGILPQVTGSGAVPFISAGEIERR; encoded by the coding sequence ATGGATGAAAGAGATATTTATAGGGCTAAGGAGGCCATGCAGTCTGCAATGAAGGGAGGTCCTATGAGGCTGGCTGTAATTATTGGAGCAATTCTGATTGGCTTTTTGTTTTTCCATCCATGGGCCATGGTTGGGCCAGGCGAAAGAGGAATTGTTCTTAATTTTGGCGCTGTCGGGAAAGATGTGCTTGGAGAAGGACTGCATTTTAGGATACCTATAATGCAGAAGGTTGTCCTGATGGATGTTAAGGTTCAGAAGACAGGGACAGATGCTGCATCTGCCTCGGCTGATCTTCAGGATGTGAGTTCAGCGGTGGCGCTCAACTATCATGTCATACCTGATAAGGCAAATATTGTCTATCAAACTCTGGGGATAGAATTCAAGGAACGGATTATAGACCCGGCCATACAAGAGGTAATGAAAGCTGTGTCAGCCAAGTATTCAGCAGAAGAGCTTATCACCAAGAGGGCAGCAGTAAGCGATTCCATAAAAGAAGAACTTGCTGAAAGACTATTAGCGTATAATATAGCCGTTGATGCGTTTTCTATTGTCTCATTTAGTTTCTCCGAGATATTTACGGAAGCTATTGAGTCAAAGCAAACCGCAGAACAACTTGCCCTAAAGGCAAAGAGAGACTTGGATAGGATAAAGATCGAGGCAGAGCAGAAGATTACCGCAGCCACAGCCGAGGCAGAGTCATTAAGGTTACAGAAAGTAAATATTACACCAGACCTGATAGAACTGAGAAAGATAGAGGCCAACCTCAAAGCTATAGATAAATGGAACGGAATACTTCCCCAAGTTACGGGTAGTGGCGCTGTGCCATTTATTAGTGCAGGTGAAATAGAGAGAAGATAA
- a CDS encoding radical SAM protein, which produces MKVVLANSVGIDKDGYYIVHSPSRWSFSAKDYKEQFTYYPWELAYTSSLLKRETNNKIKLLDGCLEKWDFKRYLEVLKEEKPDWLIMEPSSRTYDEDLRLALACKEVLGTKLVFCGQHAIAYPDEVLKAGIDYVGIGEYEYTVLELIQGKNPSGILGLYPNQRRPLLNFNTLPWPEDDDVARIKYHEPNCEYQEIQLYATRGCPLQCVFCVCGNLYYLKPNWRPRNPKEVVAELKYLRNKYPQMEGGFFDEEVHNASKAYILELSKAIVEAGLNDLHYTAMCGYWNLDQEMLAAMRKAGYYKLRIGIETASAKIAECIGLKSKFNIERLYQVLEEAKEAGMKIYGTFLFGALGSIKEEDEKTARLIQDITSKDLLCDLQISICTPQPGTPFYKIAQEKGYLINEDLRKFDGAQSAVISYPAYSSNDIYQTFRYAFQCYDQGLEERKRIKFLPKLINNLQIHLLDNIKKVLLLRSGRMWQVNLGMEALKKIFPDSKIDILCQANIKNVIEDNLNVNKIYVYGDGFINLDTFDKLLLPQLTNEDFDLVVVLYNNSTGRGFQEVNRLAMSLNPKKIIAINPDGEIEQVK; this is translated from the coding sequence TTGAAGGTAGTTCTTGCTAATTCAGTAGGCATAGATAAAGATGGTTATTATATTGTTCATTCTCCAAGTAGGTGGTCATTTTCTGCTAAAGATTATAAAGAGCAATTTACTTACTATCCATGGGAATTAGCTTACACTTCAAGTCTTTTGAAAAGAGAGACTAATAATAAGATTAAACTTCTCGATGGCTGCTTAGAAAAATGGGATTTTAAGAGATATCTTGAAGTACTTAAAGAAGAAAAGCCAGATTGGCTAATCATGGAACCATCGTCCCGGACTTATGATGAAGATTTGAGATTAGCTTTGGCTTGCAAAGAAGTGTTGGGCACAAAGTTAGTCTTTTGTGGTCAACATGCCATCGCTTATCCTGATGAAGTATTAAAAGCCGGGATTGATTATGTTGGTATTGGAGAGTATGAATATACTGTCTTAGAACTAATTCAAGGAAAGAATCCTTCTGGTATCCTTGGTCTTTATCCCAATCAGAGAAGACCTCTTTTAAACTTTAATACTCTTCCTTGGCCTGAAGATGATGATGTGGCCCGGATAAAATATCATGAACCAAATTGTGAATATCAAGAGATCCAACTATATGCCACTAGAGGATGTCCTTTGCAATGTGTCTTTTGTGTCTGTGGGAATCTTTACTATCTAAAACCTAATTGGAGACCACGAAATCCTAAGGAGGTAGTAGCTGAACTTAAATACCTTAGGAATAAATATCCCCAAATGGAAGGTGGGTTTTTTGATGAAGAGGTTCATAATGCTTCAAAAGCTTATATTCTTGAACTTTCTAAAGCTATAGTCGAAGCAGGATTAAATGACCTTCATTATACCGCTATGTGTGGTTATTGGAATCTCGATCAAGAAATGCTTGCTGCTATGCGGAAAGCTGGTTATTATAAATTAAGGATTGGCATAGAAACCGCCAGCGCTAAGATTGCTGAATGCATTGGGCTAAAAAGTAAGTTTAACATAGAAAGACTGTATCAAGTTTTAGAAGAAGCAAAAGAAGCGGGAATGAAGATTTACGGAACCTTTCTTTTTGGAGCCTTAGGTTCTATCAAGGAAGAAGACGAAAAGACCGCTCGTTTAATTCAAGACATAACCAGCAAGGATCTTTTATGTGACTTGCAAATCTCTATTTGCACCCCTCAACCAGGGACTCCTTTTTATAAGATCGCCCAAGAAAAAGGATATTTAATTAATGAAGACTTAAGAAAGTTTGATGGAGCTCAATCTGCGGTAATAAGTTACCCGGCATATTCCTCAAATGATATTTATCAAACTTTTCGTTATGCTTTTCAATGCTATGATCAAGGCTTAGAAGAAAGAAAGAGGATAAAATTCCTACCTAAACTAATAAATAATTTACAAATTCATCTTTTGGATAACATCAAGAAGGTTTTACTTTTACGATCTGGAAGAATGTGGCAAGTAAATTTGGGAATGGAAGCGCTAAAGAAGATATTTCCAGACTCAAAGATAGATATTTTATGCCAAGCAAATATAAAGAATGTGATAGAAGACAATCTTAATGTCAATAAGATTTATGTTTATGGAGATGGTTTTATCAACTTAGATACTTTTGATAAGTTATTGTTACCACAACTTACCAATGAAGATTTTGATTTAGTGGTCGTCTTGTATAATAATTCAACAGGAAGAGGTTTTCAAGAAGTAAATAGATTAGCTATGTCTTTAAATCCTAAAAAGATCATCGCTATTAATCCTGACGGAGAGATAGAGCAGGTGAAATAG
- a CDS encoding glycosyltransferase family 2 protein, protein MKVSLVITNWNGRKLLEECLPSILKVVDKDKDREYEVLIVDDCSQDNSVEFIKSNFPSFKVLIPERNLGFQGATNFGVLNSSGEVVILLNNDLKVREDSFFPLLEYFKREDVFAVGGKLFQFDETSYLAGNYRIIFKRGHFSIFTAPQSDTSYYIPFVCGGAGAFDKKKFLELGGFDNLFYPLYYEDIDICYRAWKRGWKCIYEPKSLMFHKHQATIATQVKKVKYLSGCNNYLFTWKNMTDFSYILAHLFFVPLFLLRDLIKRNFRFWRCIFKALKKLPQVLQKRKKEKGRDTLSDKEVLALFGAPYQNNL, encoded by the coding sequence GTGAAAGTAAGTCTGGTGATTACCAATTGGAATGGAAGAAAGCTTTTAGAAGAATGTTTACCTTCTATCTTAAAGGTAGTAGACAAAGATAAAGATAGAGAGTATGAGGTATTAATTGTAGATGATTGCAGTCAAGACAATAGTGTAGAATTTATTAAGAGTAACTTTCCTTCCTTTAAAGTCCTTATCCCAGAACGCAATCTTGGTTTTCAAGGAGCTACTAATTTTGGGGTCTTAAATTCCAGTGGAGAAGTAGTCATTCTCTTAAATAATGATCTAAAAGTTAGAGAAGATTCATTTTTTCCCCTCTTGGAATACTTTAAAAGAGAAGATGTCTTTGCGGTAGGTGGAAAGTTATTTCAATTTGACGAAACTAGTTATTTAGCAGGAAACTATCGAATCATATTTAAAAGAGGTCATTTTAGTATATTTACTGCTCCCCAATCAGATACTTCTTATTATATTCCTTTTGTTTGTGGAGGGGCAGGAGCTTTTGACAAAAAGAAATTTTTAGAACTTGGTGGTTTTGACAACTTGTTCTATCCCTTATACTATGAAGATATAGATATCTGCTATCGAGCCTGGAAGAGGGGATGGAAATGTATTTATGAACCAAAAAGTTTAATGTTTCATAAACATCAAGCTACTATTGCTACTCAAGTAAAGAAGGTAAAATATTTATCAGGTTGCAATAATTATCTCTTTACCTGGAAAAATATGACTGATTTTAGTTATATTTTAGCTCACCTCTTTTTTGTCCCTTTATTTTTATTAAGAGACTTAATCAAAAGAAATTTTCGTTTTTGGAGATGTATATTTAAAGCCTTAAAGAAACTTCCTCAAGTCCTTCAAAAAAGGAAGAAGGAAAAGGGGCGAGATACACTTTCAGATAAAGAAGTATTAGCCCTTTTCGGCGCACCTTATCAAAATAATCTTTGA
- a CDS encoding glycosyltransferase family 9 protein, which translates to MKLRLDCRYLIGEKPCKYKSLCEDCSNYKPMGKRLLIIKLGAMGDVLRTTPLLKLLREKYDPGHITWVSDKASFQLLKENPLIDKLYILDLNTILRLQVEEFDILYCLDKDTGATSLASLVKSKEKLGYGLEAHGNIYPLNKEAEYSFQLGINDPLKFKKNKQSYQEFIFEAIGLKFQGEEYILPVSDEDLKYGQNLIKSKEIKEGDLVIGLNTGCGPIFATKKWTLEGYVTLANKLHRELKAKVLLLGGPEEVERNSQIKSLVDFPIIDTGCDNTLMQFAGIVNSCHLIITGDSIAMHFAIALKRLVLAIFGSTCAQEVYFYNRGKAMVPDLECAPCYRKICLDAPTSAKCMQLITVEEVYQEIVGLLKVHNLI; encoded by the coding sequence ATGAAATTGAGATTAGATTGTCGTTATTTGATAGGAGAAAAACCATGTAAATATAAGAGCCTCTGTGAAGACTGCTCAAATTACAAACCTATGGGCAAAAGGCTTTTAATTATCAAATTAGGCGCCATGGGAGATGTGCTTCGCACTACCCCTCTCTTAAAACTTCTCCGAGAAAAATATGATCCTGGTCACATTACTTGGGTCTCCGATAAAGCTTCTTTTCAGTTATTAAAAGAAAATCCTTTGATTGATAAATTGTACATCTTAGACCTAAATACAATTCTAAGATTACAAGTAGAAGAATTTGATATCTTATATTGCTTAGATAAAGATACAGGAGCCACAAGTTTAGCCAGCCTCGTTAAAAGCAAAGAAAAATTAGGCTATGGTTTAGAAGCTCATGGTAATATCTATCCTTTAAATAAAGAAGCAGAATATTCTTTCCAGTTAGGCATTAATGACCCCTTAAAGTTTAAAAAAAATAAACAAAGTTATCAAGAGTTTATCTTTGAAGCTATTGGTTTAAAATTTCAAGGTGAAGAATATATCTTACCAGTTAGTGACGAAGATTTAAAATATGGCCAAAATCTTATTAAAAGTAAAGAAATAAAAGAAGGCGATTTAGTGATCGGACTTAACACTGGTTGTGGACCTATCTTTGCTACTAAAAAGTGGACACTGGAAGGATATGTGACTTTGGCTAATAAACTCCATCGAGAATTAAAAGCCAAGGTCTTACTTTTGGGCGGACCAGAAGAGGTGGAAAGAAATAGTCAGATTAAATCTTTGGTAGATTTCCCGATTATTGACACTGGTTGCGATAACACTTTGATGCAGTTTGCTGGTATTGTAAATAGTTGTCATCTTATTATTACAGGAGACTCTATTGCCATGCATTTTGCGATTGCTTTAAAGAGATTAGTCTTAGCTATCTTTGGCTCTACTTGTGCCCAAGAAGTATATTTCTACAATCGAGGTAAAGCTATGGTCCCTGATTTAGAATGTGCTCCTTGTTATAGAAAAATATGTCTTGATGCTCCTACTTCTGCCAAATGTATGCAATTAATTACCGTAGAAGAAGTTTATCAAGAAATAGTGGGGTTATTAAAGGTACATAATCTCATTTAA
- the glyS gene encoding glycine--tRNA ligase subunit beta: MEVKDLVLEIGSEEMPSYAMEKIIHQLGDKTLNILKRENLWSENIETYGTPRRLVVFIKNLATKTKEITQEIMGPDIQISFDEKGNPTSTALGFAKSHQAKVTDLKIKETPKGKRISISKVISGKDTACLLPIILPEIINSLSLPKTMRWEAKDIKFIRPIRWILCLWGEERVNFSLGNIISSVVTYGHRFKTNQGIEVAKGEDFFKVLRDNYVILDQKERKAHILSQLKKKTAELKAILVEDEELLERVTYLTEYPSVYLGRFNQEFVNLPQEVLITSLKEHQRCFSLKDTHHCLLPYFLLVSNSFSKEASGNIIQGNERVVLARLTDASFFFKEDQKVLLKERVEKEKNIIWQNKLGSLWDKTQRLINLAEIISKEVSPNLTEAIKRAAFLCKADLSTEMVKEFPNLQGIMGYYYAKAAGEKEEVALAIKDHYLPRFAEDTLPQNKIGAILGISDRLDTLVGCFSLGISYHSSQDPYGFRRQAQGIINILLNFKIDVSLDKLIDESLNIWEIKEERERLKGNIKSFLEERIKFIFSQRKIDLDIIEAVSKNFSLPNRALEISYLIKENKQQKEFLELATALKRIYNILQKNTYEGKIKDNLLLEEGEKKLFEIYQGLKGEILKMLLEQRYQEALDKLTCFTQPINYFFDKVMVMVEDEELRQNRLALLYQIKDLSLKLIDFSNLKI, from the coding sequence ATGGAAGTAAAAGATTTAGTGTTAGAGATTGGAAGTGAAGAGATGCCTTCTTATGCGATGGAAAAAATAATCCATCAATTAGGGGATAAGACTTTAAATATCTTAAAGAGAGAAAATTTATGGTCCGAAAACATAGAGACTTATGGCACACCAAGAAGATTAGTTGTCTTCATTAAAAATTTAGCTACTAAGACTAAAGAAATAACTCAAGAAATAATGGGCCCAGATATCCAAATCTCTTTCGACGAAAAAGGAAACCCTACCTCTACTGCTTTAGGTTTTGCTAAATCTCATCAAGCAAAAGTTACCGATTTAAAAATTAAAGAGACTCCCAAAGGAAAAAGAATATCTATCTCCAAAGTTATTTCAGGAAAAGATACGGCTTGTCTTTTACCGATTATTCTTCCTGAAATTATTAACTCTTTATCTTTGCCTAAGACCATGCGTTGGGAAGCTAAGGATATTAAGTTTATTCGACCCATAAGATGGATCCTATGTCTTTGGGGAGAAGAAAGAGTTAATTTTTCCTTAGGAAATATTATTTCTTCTGTTGTAACTTATGGCCATCGGTTTAAGACTAATCAAGGAATTGAAGTAGCTAAAGGAGAAGATTTCTTTAAAGTTTTAAGAGATAACTATGTGATCCTGGATCAAAAAGAAAGAAAAGCCCATATTTTATCTCAGCTGAAGAAAAAGACAGCGGAACTAAAAGCTATCTTAGTGGAAGATGAAGAATTATTAGAGAGAGTTACTTATCTGACTGAATATCCTTCCGTTTATTTAGGCAGGTTTAATCAAGAATTTGTTAACTTACCTCAAGAAGTCTTAATTACTTCCTTAAAAGAACATCAGCGATGTTTTTCTTTAAAAGATACTCATCATTGTCTGTTGCCTTACTTTTTATTAGTGAGTAACTCTTTTTCTAAAGAAGCAAGTGGTAACATTATTCAAGGTAACGAGAGGGTAGTATTAGCTCGTTTAACCGATGCTTCTTTCTTCTTTAAGGAAGATCAAAAGGTACTTTTAAAAGAAAGAGTGGAGAAAGAAAAAAATATCATTTGGCAGAATAAATTAGGATCTTTATGGGATAAGACCCAAAGACTGATTAATTTAGCTGAAATTATCTCAAAAGAGGTTAGTCCAAATCTAACTGAAGCCATTAAAAGAGCAGCTTTTTTATGTAAAGCTGATTTAAGTACCGAGATGGTCAAGGAATTTCCTAATCTTCAAGGAATTATGGGTTATTATTATGCTAAAGCTGCTGGGGAAAAAGAAGAAGTAGCTTTAGCGATTAAAGACCATTACTTGCCTCGATTTGCAGAAGATACCTTACCTCAAAACAAGATAGGAGCTATTTTAGGAATAAGCGATCGTTTAGATACCCTCGTAGGATGTTTTTCTCTTGGCATTTCTTATCATAGCTCTCAAGATCCTTATGGGTTTCGACGACAAGCCCAAGGAATAATTAATATTCTCTTAAATTTTAAAATAGACGTTTCCTTAGATAAATTAATAGATGAAAGTTTAAATATTTGGGAAATCAAAGAAGAAAGAGAGAGACTTAAAGGAAATATCAAGAGTTTTTTAGAAGAGAGAATTAAGTTTATCTTTAGTCAGCGGAAGATTGACTTAGATATCATTGAAGCTGTAAGTAAGAATTTTAGTCTTCCTAATCGAGCTTTAGAGATTAGTTATCTGATTAAAGAAAATAAACAGCAAAAAGAATTTTTAGAATTAGCTACAGCTCTTAAGAGAATTTATAATATTCTTCAAAAGAATACTTATGAGGGTAAAATAAAAGATAACCTTCTTTTAGAAGAAGGTGAGAAGAAGTTATTTGAAATTTACCAGGGTCTAAAAGGAGAGATACTAAAGATGTTATTAGAGCAAAGATACCAAGAAGCTTTAGATAAACTTACTTGTTTTACTCAGCCGATTAACTATTTTTTTGATAAAGTTATGGTGATGGTAGAGGATGAAGAGTTAAGGCAAAATAGGTTAGCTTTACTTTATCAAATTAAAGATCTTTCTTTGAAACTTATTGATTTTTCTAATCTTAAGATATAG
- a CDS encoding ABC transporter permease translates to MNLIIQIGNKILESLKNINQIIQLLVDAVISLFYLQKSSLRANMNVLFSQIRFTGINALPLVNKLALLLGIVVIIQAATYLPKIGASDYIGSIITLVIIRELGPLMVAFIVIGRSGTAIATELCSMKINHEINALEVMGINPYQFIIIPRLLGVAISVFCLVVYFDVIALGGGYLVSYLKIKLPLIAFMSGLKQSLALKDLILSGVKGLLFGFTIATIGCYQGLIIKGSLTEIPQAATKTVVRSISTIFFFNSLLAFIFYYS, encoded by the coding sequence ATGAATCTTATTATTCAAATTGGAAATAAAATTTTAGAATCTCTAAAAAATATTAACCAAATTATTCAATTACTTGTAGATGCTGTTATTTCTCTTTTTTATCTTCAAAAGAGTAGTTTAAGAGCAAACATGAATGTCCTCTTCTCCCAAATAAGGTTTACTGGAATAAATGCCTTACCCTTAGTTAATAAACTAGCGCTTCTTTTAGGAATAGTGGTCATTATCCAAGCAGCTACTTATTTACCAAAGATTGGTGCTTCTGACTATATTGGAAGCATTATCACCTTAGTTATTATTCGAGAATTAGGTCCCCTGATGGTAGCTTTTATCGTCATTGGCCGGTCAGGAACAGCTATTGCTACCGAACTATGTAGTATGAAGATTAACCATGAAATCAATGCTTTAGAAGTGATGGGTATTAATCCATATCAGTTTATCATTATTCCTCGGCTTTTGGGAGTAGCTATCTCTGTCTTTTGTCTGGTTGTCTATTTTGATGTGATTGCTTTGGGGGGTGGTTATCTGGTCTCTTATCTAAAGATAAAACTACCTCTAATTGCTTTTATGAGTGGACTAAAACAATCTCTGGCTTTGAAAGATTTAATCTTAAGTGGAGTTAAGGGTTTATTATTTGGCTTTACCATTGCCACGATTGGTTGTTATCAAGGGTTAATTATTAAAGGCTCGCTTACTGAGATACCCCAAGCAGCAACTAAGACAGTGGTTAGATCGATCTCAACTATCTTTTTCTTTAATAGTTTATTAGCTTTTATCTTCTATTATTCATAA
- a CDS encoding ATP-binding cassette domain-containing protein, producing the protein MDKEAIIRLERVFLEDLKGGSLREITLSIYPGEIYVLTGPTEADKVTFLNLCLGLIKPQEGEILVGGYDFKRATYHQLIDYRRKLQISYMAYPPALISNRSILSNLLLPLEYHFPKGNHLKRTKELLALLGLSKYEDKLPFELSLEEKRLVELARALVSQPQIIFYRQPLENFDSFLQQKIVKIIKQYSEEMSCTSIIVANHWLPFIPIAHRFGILDQGKLIYCGSPEELYASNEPPVQQFINIQKTIS; encoded by the coding sequence ATGGACAAAGAAGCTATTATTCGTTTAGAGAGGGTCTTTTTAGAAGATCTCAAAGGAGGTTCTTTAAGAGAGATTACTTTAAGTATTTATCCCGGAGAAATCTATGTCCTGACTGGCCCCACCGAAGCTGATAAAGTAACCTTCTTAAATCTTTGCTTAGGACTGATAAAACCTCAAGAAGGAGAAATCTTGGTAGGAGGTTATGATTTTAAAAGAGCTACTTACCACCAGCTCATAGATTATCGTCGTAAACTCCAAATTAGTTATATGGCTTACCCACCAGCTTTAATTAGTAATAGGTCGATCTTAAGTAACTTACTTCTTCCTTTGGAATACCACTTTCCTAAAGGCAATCATCTAAAAAGAACCAAAGAATTACTGGCTTTATTAGGGCTGTCTAAATATGAAGATAAATTACCATTTGAACTCTCTCTGGAAGAAAAAAGGTTGGTAGAATTAGCCAGAGCCTTAGTTAGTCAACCGCAGATTATCTTTTATCGCCAACCTTTAGAAAATTTTGACTCTTTTCTACAACAAAAGATTGTTAAGATCATTAAGCAGTATTCAGAAGAGATGAGTTGCACCAGTATAATTGTAGCTAATCATTGGCTGCCATTTATACCCATTGCTCATCGTTTTGGGATATTAGATCAGGGAAAGCTAATATACTGTGGTTCCCCAGAAGAGCTTTACGCTAGCAATGAGCCACCAGTCCAGCAATTTATTAATATTCAAAAAACTATTAGTTAG
- a CDS encoding MCE family protein yields the protein MNLERRYNFFVGLFVIVGLLIFVGVIFITFQSKFMKKGYYLKVNYHNLGGLQEGDEITLGGYQVGHLDKIVMSCQPKVYFNLSLFIEEDVVIPKETITKIASKGLIGQKYIELIPPKESKGFLKQGDQLKSLEFEGDVLLAKAEEVADNFNLVAKDISAFFEANKLNLALDTVNKEAQEITTNFNQTLSTVNKEAQEITANFNLLTTEAKETFQLVQKNLIKIEQVIESFQQTTKDISQATEVVSGHKEEVTKVISQLDQNLILLSSVLVNLNEITSENKSQIKNILQNLEVTSKEVQGLAKDLKERPWRLIRKE from the coding sequence ATGAATCTTGAAAGAAGATATAATTTTTTTGTAGGATTATTTGTCATTGTTGGATTATTAATCTTTGTAGGGGTAATCTTTATCACCTTCCAATCAAAGTTTATGAAGAAAGGTTACTACCTAAAGGTAAATTACCATAACCTTGGTGGTCTTCAAGAAGGAGATGAGATAACATTAGGAGGTTATCAAGTAGGACATTTAGACAAGATAGTCATGAGCTGTCAGCCAAAAGTTTATTTTAACTTATCCTTATTTATTGAAGAAGATGTAGTTATTCCTAAAGAGACGATCACTAAGATTGCCAGTAAAGGGCTGATTGGCCAAAAATATATTGAACTAATTCCACCTAAAGAGAGTAAAGGATTTCTTAAGCAAGGTGACCAGTTAAAAAGCCTGGAATTTGAAGGAGATGTTCTTTTAGCTAAAGCAGAAGAAGTAGCTGACAATTTTAACTTAGTCGCCAAAGATATCTCTGCTTTCTTCGAGGCTAATAAACTTAACCTGGCCTTAGACACCGTTAATAAAGAAGCTCAAGAAATAACGACTAACTTTAATCAGACTTTAAGTACCGTTAATAAAGAAGCTCAAGAAATAACGGCCAACTTTAATCTTCTTACTACAGAAGCAAAGGAAACTTTCCAGTTAGTCCAAAAAAACTTAATTAAGATTGAGCAAGTCATAGAAAGCTTTCAACAAACCACTAAAGATATTAGCCAGGCCACAGAGGTGGTATCTGGTCATAAAGAAGAAGTTACTAAAGTTATCTCTCAATTAGACCAGAATTTAATCTTGTTAAGTTCTGTTTTAGTTAATTTAAATGAAATTACCAGCGAAAATAAGAGCCAAATTAAGAATATCCTCCAAAATTTAGAAGTTACCAGTAAAGAAGTTCAAGGCTTAGCCAAGGATTTAAAAGAAAGACCCTGGAGATTAATCAGGAAAGAATAA